In Felis catus isolate Fca126 chromosome A2, F.catus_Fca126_mat1.0, whole genome shotgun sequence, the following proteins share a genomic window:
- the LOC111559429 gene encoding endogenous retrovirus group K member 7 Env polyprotein-like isoform X1, with the protein MPSAPYWVSCYFNSTRPQILQAMDGITRIFDWTSPDPFADYKPYFRNKTNYKGWDQTLLPDPINVNRISTSGWVAPVLTAVVKGQTYLHKYLWQATAASHPITASYFSNNQTTFANYSVTTCVQTPYALLVSPTAYSLSFKMDPKTKLITTSCKRCILTNCMRPELKAKAFVLLRQPPYIMVPVNVTDSWHENSGLEALQKLDSLMRPKRFIAALILGITALITIVTSLTVSTIALAQEVHTAHFTNELSKNVTTALTTQEIIDRKLDDKVNVLEEAVMAIGQEILTLKIQLSLRCHSDYKWICVTPLRVNESEHNWERVQSHILGVWNHSDLGIDLIFFKVLARSLQKLTAEVQLLALKNKKGGNEGTSRMKSHSALP; encoded by the exons ATGCCTAGTGCTCCTTATTGggtttcttgttattttaattctactCGGCCACAAATTCTGCAAGCCATGGACGGGATTACACGCATTTTTGATTGGACTAGTCCTGATCCTTTTGCAGATTATAAGCCTTATTTTAGAAACAAGACAAATTACAAAGGGTGGGATCAAACTCTTCTACCCGATccaataaatgtaaatagaattTCTACTTCCGGCTGGGTAGCTCCAGTTTTAACTGCAGTAGTGAAAGGACAAACTTACCTCCATAAATATCTTTGGCAGGCTACGGCCGCTTCACATCCAATAACTGcaagttatttttctaataatcagACTACCTTTGCAAATTATTCAGTGACTACTTGTGTGCAGACGCCTTATGCTTTGCTTGTGTCTCCAACGGCGTACTCCTTAAGCTTTAAAATGGacccaaaaacaaaacttataacTACTTCCTGTAAAAggtgtattttaactaactgtaTGCGCCCCGAACTGAAAGCGAAAGCGTTTGTTTTGCTTCGGCAGCCACCTTACATTATGGTTCCTGTTAATGTTACAGACAGTTGGCACGAAAATTCGGGTTTAGAGGCTCTCCAAAAATTAGATTCACTGATGCGTCCCAAAAGATTTATTGCAGCATTGATTTTAGGCATTACAGCGCTTATTACTATTGTAACATCGCTGACAGTTTCGACCATCGCCCTCGCACAGGAAGTTCATACAGCACACTTTACTAATGAACTTTCGAAAAACGTAACCACAGCACTTACCACCCAAGAAATTATTGATCGAAAATTGGATGACAAAGTAAATGTTCTTGAAGAAGCGGTAATGGCTATTGGACaagaaatattaactttaaaaattcaattgtCTTTGCGATGTCATTCTGATTATAAATGGATCTGCGTAACACCCTTACGTGTAAATGAATCGGAGCATAACTGGGAAAGAGTGCAGAGTCATATTCTAGGAGTCTGGAATCATTCTGATCTGGGCATAGATTTAA TCTTCTTCAAAGTCCTCGCCCGAAGTCTCCAAAAGCTAACTGCTGAAGTTCAactgcttgctttaaaaaataaaaaagggggaaatgaaggaaccagccgaatgaagtctcattctgcgCTGCCATGA
- the LOC111559429 gene encoding endogenous retrovirus group K member 6 Env polyprotein-like isoform X2 — MNKSRKRRNCDKPPVAEFKRLSLEKPDLFRLKTAATLAAPPPTWGQLKKLAAQAEHLVLSQGCTLSPSVLFVAMLSILACQVSTCSAEQFWAFFPNPPHFHPVTWDDNTTHFIVNNTAIMEGPKIVYSDSHTTPTINYNYTYLGTSPSMPICFSIPTVWPYSQNFPQCVGLQTTGIIFDHPPPSKFESSSTRGKQSQSEERHLQMVRLIAPGIEATPSSSKSSPEVSKS; from the exons ATGAACAAGAGCAGGAAACGGCGCAATTGTGACAAACCTCCTGTTGCAGAATTTAAAAGGCTCTCACTGGAGAAACCTGATCTTTTTCGCCTCAAGACAGCGGCCACCTTGGCTGCCCCCCCTCCAACATGGGGACAGCTTAAGAAGTTGGCTGCTCAGGCTGAACACTTGGTTTTAAGCCAAGGCTGCACACTCAGTCCTTCTGTTTTGTTCGTTGCTATGCTATCAATCCTCGCGTGTCAAGTAAGTACCTGTAGTGCAGAACAATTCTGGGCTTTCTTTCCTAATCCTCCTCACTTTCATCCAGTAACCTGGGATGATAATACTACAcattttattgttaataatactGCTATTATGGAAGGTCCAAAAATCGTATACTCTGATTCTCATACTACTCCaactattaattataattatacctACTTGGGAACTTCGCCTTCTAtgcctatttgtttttctatccctACTGTTTGGCCATACTCCCAAAACTTTCCACAATGTGTCGGACTCCAAACCACAGGTATAATTTTTGACCATCCACCACCATCTAAATTTGAATCATCATCTACGAGAGGTAAGCAAAGTCAATCGGAAGAGAGGCATTTACAAATGGTTCGCCTTATAGCACCGGGGATTGAAGCAACTCCG TCTTCTTCAAAGTCCTCGCCCGAAGTCTCCAAAAGCTAA